A portion of the Pseudarthrobacter sp. L1SW genome contains these proteins:
- a CDS encoding MoxR family ATPase: MTMTTEQAAWFAGTFEKLVANVGQAVLGKEHVIRLTFTAMLAEGHVLFEDAPGTGKTSLARALAATVQGSNNRIQFTPDLLPSDVTGVTIYDQKTQKFEFHKGPIFNNIVLADEINRASPKTQSALLEVMEESRVTVDGVTYEAGRPFMVMATQNPIEQAGTYRLPEAQLDRFLIKTSIGYPDHASTVRLLGGSNLKDRSQELSAVITTQAVADMADLAATVHVDTAVLEYISRLCEETRTAPETRLGVSVRGALAMVRAAKVWAAGQGRNFVLPDDIKELAPVVWTHRFVMDPEAEFSGATAEAVLVRILADVAAPQQRASA, encoded by the coding sequence TCCTGGGCAAGGAGCACGTCATCCGGCTGACCTTCACCGCCATGCTCGCCGAAGGCCATGTGCTCTTCGAGGACGCTCCCGGCACCGGCAAGACCTCCCTCGCCCGCGCCCTGGCCGCCACCGTGCAGGGATCCAACAACCGGATCCAGTTCACCCCGGACCTGCTGCCGTCGGATGTCACCGGTGTGACCATCTACGACCAGAAGACGCAGAAGTTCGAGTTCCACAAGGGCCCTATCTTCAACAACATCGTCCTGGCCGATGAAATCAACCGCGCCTCGCCGAAGACCCAGTCGGCGCTGCTGGAGGTCATGGAGGAATCCCGGGTCACGGTTGACGGCGTCACCTACGAGGCCGGACGCCCGTTCATGGTGATGGCCACGCAGAACCCCATCGAGCAGGCAGGCACCTACCGCCTGCCGGAGGCTCAGCTGGACCGCTTCCTGATCAAGACCTCCATCGGCTACCCGGACCACGCCTCCACGGTCCGGCTGCTGGGCGGCTCCAACCTGAAGGACCGGTCCCAGGAACTCTCCGCCGTCATCACCACCCAGGCCGTCGCCGACATGGCTGACCTGGCCGCCACGGTGCATGTGGACACCGCCGTGCTCGAATACATCTCGCGGCTCTGCGAGGAGACCCGCACTGCCCCCGAGACCCGGCTGGGCGTCTCGGTGCGCGGGGCCCTGGCCATGGTCCGGGCAGCAAAGGTCTGGGCGGCCGGGCAGGGGCGGAACTTCGTCCTCCCGGATGACATCAAGGAACTTGCCCCCGTGGTGTGGACCCACCGGTTCGTCATGGATCCGGAAGCGGAGTTCTCCGGAGCCACGGCGGAAGCTGTCCTGGTGCGGATCCTGGCGGACGTCGCAGCTCCCCAGCAGCGCGCCAGCGCCTGA